In the Acidobacteriota bacterium genome, AAATCGGCCGGCGCCCGGGCGCCCGCGCGGAATCAGCCCGCCGGGGGCCGCGCTGGAAAGCTCCCGGCGCCTGTGCCATAATGAGGGGTAGATTCTATCGGAAGGGGAACCTCTGTCTATGAATTCCGGGCTCTTTCAACTTTTACGCCCCTGCGCCCTGGGGTGTCTCCTGGCCGCGGGCGCCTGGGCCGGGCCGGAGGCCCGGGCCGCGCAGCCGATCAACCTGGACACCGCCCTGGCCGAGGAAGCCCTCGCCCAGGCGGGGGCGGACGGGGCCCCCGCGGACGGGGCCCCCGCGGACGGGGCCCCCGCGGACCTGGCGCTGAGCTACTACCACTATGTCCTGGCGCAGTGGTACGACAACAACGGGGACCCGCGCCGGGCGCTGGACGCCATGAAACAGGCGCTCGGGCACAACCCGCAAAGCAGCGCCGTTCACCTGGAAACCGCCCTGCTCCTGGGGAAAACGGGCAACCTCGGGGAGGCGATCGCCTACGCCGAAAAGGCGGTGCGCCTCGACCCCGAAAACCCCGAGCCCCGCTGGCTGCTGGCCAATATCTACCTGAGGCCATCGGAGCGGTCGCCCGCCGGCCGGGAGTGGCTCCTCAAGGCGGCGGCGGAGCTGGAAGCGCTGAAACTGCTGACGCCCGGGGACGAGCGGGTCCACTACCTGCTGGGGTCTCTCTACTTCCAGCTCAACGAGCCGGAAAAGGCTATCGCGGCCTACGAACAGTACCAGCGCCTCCCCGGGATCGGCGGCCTCGGCTACCGCGCCATCGCCAAGCATTACGAAGAGACCGGGGAGCCCGAAAAGGCACTCGAGTACCTGAACCGGGCCCTCGAGGCCGAGCCGGAATCCCCCGAGGCCCTCATGCAGCTCGGGAGCCTCTACTCCCGGATCGGCGAAAACCGGAAGGCGGCCGAAGCCTTCCAGGCGCTGCTGGAGCTCACCGGCCACAACCCGGAGGTGACCCGCAGCCTGGCCGAATCCCTCTTCAACGACGGGGATTACGCGGAGACGATCCGCCTCCTCGAGGACCTCGGGGAGAAGACGCCGCTCGACCGCGAATCCCGCCTCCTCCTCGGGCGCGCCCGGCTGGAATCGGGCGCCCGTGCCGACGCCATCCCGACCTTCAGGGCCCTCCTCGACGCGGTCCCCGGGGATACGGAAGCGCGCTTCTACCTCGGTCGCGCCCTGGCCGAGACCGGCAGCTACGAGGAAGCCGTGCGGCATTTTTCCGACCTGGTCCGCGCTTCGGAGGGGAACGAACAGGAATCGGCCAACCGCACCCTCTTCCGGCAGAACCTGGCCGCCCTCTACATCGAGCTCGGGGAGCACGACAAGGCGATCGAGCTCTACCGTAAAATGGCCGGGGAGGACCCGAGGGCACGGATCCAGCTCCTGAACGCCTACCGCACGGCCCGGCGCTTCGACGAGGCGCTCCAGCTCGGGCGGCGGCTCCTCGACGAGGACCCGGACAACGTGCAGGCCGGGATCCTCCACGCGCTCACCCTCGGGGAGGCGGGGAAATCGGCCGAAGCGGTGGAGGCCCTCAACCGGATGCTCGAGTCCCACCCCGAAAACCTCGACATCGTCGTCAACCTGAGCCAGCTCCACCTCCAGTCCCGGCGCTTCGACGAGGCCGAGCGGGTCCTGGTGCGGGCCGAAAGCCGGAACCCGGAGGCCGACGAACGGCTCAAGTTCCAGCGGGCGGCGGTGTACGAGCGGGGCAAGGATTACGATCGCGCGGAATCCCTCTTCAAGGAGCTCCTCGACCGGAACCCCGAGAACGCGATGGTCCTGAACTACCTGGGCTACATGCTGGCCGACCGGGGCGTCCGGCTCGAGGAGGCGGTCGGGTACGTCCGGAAGGCCCTGGCCATCGAGCCCAACAACGGCGCCTACCTCGATTCGCTCGGCTGGGCGTTCTTCAAGCTCGACGACCTCGAGCAGGCCGAGAAATACCTCCTGGAGGCGAAGCGGATGGTGCAGAACGACCCCACCATCGACGAGCACCTGGGGGACCTCTACCACAGGACCGGCGACCTGGACAAGGCGCGCGACTTCTACCGGAGCTCCGTCCGGATCGGGACCGATCCCGAGGAGGTCGAAAAGGTGCGCCGGAAGCTCGAGAAGCTCGAACGGACCCGGAGCCGGGGGAAGTCCGGACGGTGACGCCCGCGCCGCTCGAGATCCGTTCCTTCGCCAAGATCAACCCCGCCCTGGCCGTCCTGGGGCGGCGGGCGGACGGCTACCACGACATCGAGACCGTTTTCCAGACGATCGACCTCGCCGACCGCCTCGAGTTCCGGGAAAGCGACCGGATCGGGCTCCGGGCCGAAAACCTCCCCGGGGTGGCGGAGGAGGAGAACCTCGCCTGGAAGGCGGCCGCGGCCTTCGCGGCCCGCTTCGCCCCCGGGCGCGGGGTCGCCCTGACGCTCCGCAAGTCGATCCCGACCGGGGCCGGGCTGGGAGGGGGGAGCGGCAACGCGGCCGCCGTGCTCCTGGGCCTGCGCCGCTTCTGGGGGGTGGACGCCCCCGACGCCGCGCTCGAGGAGATCGCCGGCGCCCTGGGTTCCGACGTCCCCTTCTTCCTCCGCGGCGGGACCGCCCTGGGGACCGGCCGCGGCGAAATCCTCACCCCCCTCCCCTCCCCCGCGTGCGCGCACCTGGTGGTCGTCCACCCCGGGGTCCACGTCCCCACCGGCGACGCCTATCGCTCCCTGAATTTGGGGTTGACTTCCGCACGCCGCGACCATAGAATTCATCGTTTCTGCAGTCGGGTGAAAGAGGGAGAACCCCTCCCGGCTGAGATCTTTAATGATTTTGAGACTTCGATCCTGTCCGCCTATCCCCCCATCCGGGAAGCCAAAGAGTTTCTGGAGGCCCGGGGAGCGGCGGCGGTGCTGCTCTCGGGCAGCGGATCATCCGTCTTCGGATTCTTCCCAAGTGAGGAATCAACACTCGCCGCTACGCG is a window encoding:
- the ispE gene encoding 4-(cytidine 5'-diphospho)-2-C-methyl-D-erythritol kinase codes for the protein MTPAPLEIRSFAKINPALAVLGRRADGYHDIETVFQTIDLADRLEFRESDRIGLRAENLPGVAEEENLAWKAAAAFAARFAPGRGVALTLRKSIPTGAGLGGGSGNAAAVLLGLRRFWGVDAPDAALEEIAGALGSDVPFFLRGGTALGTGRGEILTPLPSPACAHLVVVHPGVHVPTGDAYRSLNLGLTSARRDHRIHRFCSRVKEGEPLPAEIFNDFETSILSAYPPIREAKEFLEARGAAAVLLSGSGSSVFGFFPSEESTLAATRETVRRPWRVFPARTLSRAEYFQSMFG
- a CDS encoding tetratricopeptide repeat protein — encoded protein: MNSGLFQLLRPCALGCLLAAGAWAGPEARAAQPINLDTALAEEALAQAGADGAPADGAPADGAPADLALSYYHYVLAQWYDNNGDPRRALDAMKQALGHNPQSSAVHLETALLLGKTGNLGEAIAYAEKAVRLDPENPEPRWLLANIYLRPSERSPAGREWLLKAAAELEALKLLTPGDERVHYLLGSLYFQLNEPEKAIAAYEQYQRLPGIGGLGYRAIAKHYEETGEPEKALEYLNRALEAEPESPEALMQLGSLYSRIGENRKAAEAFQALLELTGHNPEVTRSLAESLFNDGDYAETIRLLEDLGEKTPLDRESRLLLGRARLESGARADAIPTFRALLDAVPGDTEARFYLGRALAETGSYEEAVRHFSDLVRASEGNEQESANRTLFRQNLAALYIELGEHDKAIELYRKMAGEDPRARIQLLNAYRTARRFDEALQLGRRLLDEDPDNVQAGILHALTLGEAGKSAEAVEALNRMLESHPENLDIVVNLSQLHLQSRRFDEAERVLVRAESRNPEADERLKFQRAAVYERGKDYDRAESLFKELLDRNPENAMVLNYLGYMLADRGVRLEEAVGYVRKALAIEPNNGAYLDSLGWAFFKLDDLEQAEKYLLEAKRMVQNDPTIDEHLGDLYHRTGDLDKARDFYRSSVRIGTDPEEVEKVRRKLEKLERTRSRGKSGR